The Streptomyces sp. NBC_00162 sequence TTTCAGGGCGCGGCCCGGTCTGCCGCTTCTCGGGTGATGCCGGCGTAGAGACGCCAGAGGACCGGGCGGGCCTCGCCCTGTTCTCGGTCGTACAGGGCTGCCCAGCAACGGGCGACGAGCTCCCGGGCCTGGGTGCCGGGCCAGGGCTGGGGCAGGAGCTGCGGGGGCAGCAGCGGGTCGGGCTCCATGGCGCGTGTGAGTTCGGCGGCCAGTTCGACCCCGATGGTGAGCAGTGCGGACGGGGAGAGCGCGGCAGGGCCGGTGAGCCGGGCGAGGCGGGGCTGGGCGATACGGCTGAGGCGGTGGTAGCGGTCGGCGATCTCCTGCAAGGGCCACAGGAGACCGGCGAGTTCGTCAGGCTCCTGAGTGCCGCCCCTGCGCAGGTCCGCCGTGGTGAGGAGGGTGAGCGCGCCATGGGCTCCGAGGCGATGGGCCGCTTCTTCGACGTACGGCTCCCAGGCGTTGGCGCAGACGTACAGTCCGCCCTGGAGCGGAGCACCGCCGAGGTGGACGAGGGTCTCGCGCAGGGAGTCCCGTACCGTGCGCGCCGATTCGGGCACCGCGAAGGCGGCCAGGTGCCAGACACCGTCCCAGGGCGCCAGCCCGGCATCCTGCTGGAATGCGTGCCGGAGGAAGTCCGCATTCGGGGCGAGGGCACGCGTGGTGTCCTCGGTCGCGTGCAGCTCCGCCTTGCGACCTCGGCCCTCGTGGGTGAACCGGCCTTCTGCCACGAGCCGTTTGATGCACAGCCGCACCTGCTGGTCGCTCATGCCCAGGGTGTTGGCGACGGTGTACAGCTCGTCGGCGCCGACGGTGCCGTCCTCGCGGATCAGCGCGTGGACGAGCATGCGGGTGGGGATCTCGACGCGGTCGGTCATCGTGTGGTCGGTCATCGTGTCGTCGGTCATGGTGTGGACAGTCCTCTCGGCCCATTCGCCTCGACAGGGCGCCGCATGGTGGTCACCGCGCCGAACCCGAGCAGCCGGCGCAGGTAGGGCGTGGGCCGCGTCCGGACGGCCGTGAAGCCGCGCCGCTCGTACAGGGCCTTGGCGCGCGGGTTGG is a genomic window containing:
- a CDS encoding PaaX family transcriptional regulator C-terminal domain-containing protein, giving the protein MTDRVEIPTRMLVHALIREDGTVGADELYTVANTLGMSDQQVRLCIKRLVAEGRFTHEGRGRKAELHATEDTTRALAPNADFLRHAFQQDAGLAPWDGVWHLAAFAVPESARTVRDSLRETLVHLGGAPLQGGLYVCANAWEPYVEEAAHRLGAHGALTLLTTADLRRGGTQEPDELAGLLWPLQEIADRYHRLSRIAQPRLARLTGPAALSPSALLTIGVELAAELTRAMEPDPLLPPQLLPQPWPGTQARELVARCWAALYDREQGEARPVLWRLYAGITREAADRAAP